TCGGGCTCATACCTCTTTAATTCCCGCTTTAACTCCTCTGCACCATAATCCAGGGTCAAGCCGTCTATTATACGAACTTCATGCTCCGGTCTGAGCACAGAAGCGAGATATGCTAAGCCAAGAGGTGGACTCGTAGTCCCAAGTACGATTTTAACGATAGATGCCGAATTCGGCTGTACAAGCATTACTTTCATAATCTTATAGCCTTATACCCTTATCCTTACCCCTCGCTCCCTGCTAATTATCTTATCCCATTCGTCTTTATACATTATACAGCCAGGGTCCGGGGCTTTTACGTCACCATAATACGCATAAGCCCTTGCTCGGCATCCACCACAGATATAGCGATAAGGACAGGAGGAACCGGCGTAATCGCTATTATCGCGGTCGCGCAGTTCCTGCAGCACTTCGTT
The Methanophagales archaeon DNA segment above includes these coding regions:
- a CDS encoding SPASM domain-containing protein → IYCSIEENGDIQPCVFMPIKLGNVIKDGFQRVWDNNEVLQELRDRDNSDYAGSSCPYRYICGGCRARAYAYYGDVKAPDPGCIMYKDEWDKIISRERGVRIRV